One region of Strigops habroptila isolate Jane chromosome 11, bStrHab1.2.pri, whole genome shotgun sequence genomic DNA includes:
- the TCTN2 gene encoding tectonic-2 isoform X1, translating to MEAAFLGALLLLLLLLAAPCPGQRAGDPVFQPSFIHMSGPRVNLLFLGNSSGVNFSLFLSPRDEETGILQLASCNGSERAADWNLNVTRGMNISKLTISLTRNLQMCLPNATDCCTTPLCVVEALQVLACRDSVMLARLLVQAEIYANSSFTGNVSENATIIPNQVFQPLGSCPCDLTAEACDVRCCCDLECTPDLKQLFNKSCFTGVFGGDVNPPFDQLCSSQSMEYIPDWFPFLCVQSSLNNTPFLGYFYHGSISTPKVPSFKISLQPSPGKLFTGYSQGDPIMTEENEYFTIPQQSMAGQCVVNAPVAYLQDFDVRCLTSLASYEEGLPHDVRVNSGAGDFIQQNVVYRNITDTGKFITESESLPTAEVLCQNVTFAEHYTFIWKDKNIEQVNVTVFLGSLCDGEILTQRFTVQFLSLESTNTTELFGNPGYQVGKPVRAANLNASDTSGSLNIWQPAGRGLCTSATHTPVIFGLDSLSGCTLEVGIDEDCRLLRGNVTEKLNSLIQATHIGKRDNSSDSDVNDWVKIIRLDPFDSDINVSTGSFKGICPDIPANLNIRIIFAEVGAVQGIPQQEILAVQISYSTVIWQFQCGLTCENSTSFLPITAAVQFIEVPAQPPVPMTRSQTNSWAEFDCNRNDVCWPQLFYPVTRFYTGEPYSQCLAKGLSLAFLVLLAAIMSNPWFSKIWNSCLV from the exons ATGGAGGCTGCTTTCCTCggggcgctgctgctgctgctgctgctgctggcggcACCCTGCCCCGGGCAGCGCGCTGGGGACCCCG tcttccagCCTTCATTTATCCATATGTCAGGGCCCAGAGTCAATTTGTTATTTCTTGGAAATTCTTCAGGAgttaatttctctctctttttaagtCCTAGAGATGAAGAGACAG GAATATTGCAACTTGCAAGTTGCAATGGAAGTGAAAGAGCTGCTGATTGGAATTTGAACGTAACACGTGGTATG aacatttcCAAACTGACTATAAGCTTGACTAGAAACCTGCAGATGTGTTTGCCAAATGCCACTGACTGCTGCACAACACCTCTTTGCGTGGTTGAGGCACTCCAGGTTTTAGCTTGCCGTGATTCGGTGATGTTGGCGCGTCTCCTGGTTCAAGCTGAAATATATGCCAACTCTTCCTTTACAGGAAACGTGTCAG AAAATGCTACTATCATCCCAAACCAGGTGTTTCAGCCCTTGGGCTCTTGTCCTTGTGACTTGACAGCTGAAGCTTGTGATGTTCGTTGTTGCTGTGACCTG gaGTGTACACCAGACTTGAAGCAGTTATTCAATAAATCATGTTTCACTGGAGTGTTCGGTGGGGATGTCAACCCACCTTTTGATCAGCTGTGCTCTTCTCAATCAATGGAATATATCCCTGATTGGTTTCCCTTCCTTTGTGTACAGTCTTCTCTTAACAATACACCATTTCTTGGCTACTTTTATCATGGCTCTAT TTCTACGCCCAAAGTTCCTTCATTTAAGATCTCTTTACAACCTTCTCCTGGGAAACTTTTCACTGGTTACAGTCAAGGAGATCCAAttatgacagaagaaaatgaatattttaccATTCCCCAG CAATCCATGGCCGGACAGTGTGTTGTAAATGCCCCTGTGGCGTATCTCCAGGACTTTGATGTCAGATGCCTTACCAGTCTAGCATCTTATGAGGAAGGACTGCCCCATGACGTGAGGGTAAACAGTGGTGCTGGAG ACTTCATCCAACAAAATGTTGTCTATAGGAACATCACCGACACGGGCAAATTCATCACTGAAAGTG AAAGTCTTCCTACTGCTGAGGTTCTGTGTCAAAATGTAACTTTTGCAGAGCATTATACGTTCATTTGGAAAGACAAGAACATAGAGCAAGTGAATGTCACAGTCTTCCTCGGCAGTTTATGTGATGGAG aAATACTGACCCAGAGATTCACCGTCCAATTTCTAAGTTTAGAGAGCACTAATACAACAGAACTGTTTGGGAATCCAG GTTATCAAGTTGGAAAACCAGTGAGAGCTGCAAATCTGAATGCTTCTGATACTTCTGGGAGCCTAAACATTTGGCAGCCAG cTGGCAGAGGTTTATGTACATCAGCAACTCATACACCAGTTATATTCGGGCTGGATTCGCTCTCTGGGTGCACTCTAGAAGTTGGAATTGATGAAGATTGCAGGCTTTTAAG AGGAAATGTAACTGAGAAATTGAATTCATTAATACAAGCTACTCATATTGGAAAGAGAGACAATTCAAGTGACAGTGATGTAAATGACTGGGTGAAAATTATAC GTCTTGATCCATTTGATTCTGATATCAATGTGAGCACTGGAAGCTTCAAAGGCATTTGTCCAGATATTCCTGCAAACCTGAATATTCGCATCATCTTTGCTGAAGTGGGTGCAGTACAAGGGATTCCCCAGCAAGAGATTCTTGCTGTGCAGATCAG TTACTCAACAGTGATATGGCAATTCCAGTGTGGGCTTACCTGTGAAAACAGCACCAGCTTTCttcccatcactgctgctgttcagtttaTTGAAGTGCCAGCTCAGCCACCCGTTCCAATGACAAG atcTCAGACTAATTCTTGGGCAGAATTTGACTGCAATCGAAATGATGTCTGCTGGCCCCAACTTTTTTATCCAGTGACACGGTTTTACACAG gAGAACCGTATTCCCAGTGTCTTGCTAAAGGCCTGTCATTGGCATTCCTTGTTTTACTTGCAGCAATTATGAGTAACCCTTGGTTTTCCAAAATTTGGAACAGTTGCTTGgtttaa
- the TCTN2 gene encoding tectonic-2 isoform X2 produces MSGPRVNLLFLGNSSGVNFSLFLSPRDEETGILQLASCNGSERAADWNLNVTRGMNISKLTISLTRNLQMCLPNATDCCTTPLCVVEALQVLACRDSVMLARLLVQAEIYANSSFTGNVSENATIIPNQVFQPLGSCPCDLTAEACDVRCCCDLECTPDLKQLFNKSCFTGVFGGDVNPPFDQLCSSQSMEYIPDWFPFLCVQSSLNNTPFLGYFYHGSISTPKVPSFKISLQPSPGKLFTGYSQGDPIMTEENEYFTIPQQSMAGQCVVNAPVAYLQDFDVRCLTSLASYEEGLPHDVRVNSGAGDFIQQNVVYRNITDTGKFITESESLPTAEVLCQNVTFAEHYTFIWKDKNIEQVNVTVFLGSLCDGEILTQRFTVQFLSLESTNTTELFGNPGYQVGKPVRAANLNASDTSGSLNIWQPAGRGLCTSATHTPVIFGLDSLSGCTLEVGIDEDCRLLRGNVTEKLNSLIQATHIGKRDNSSDSDVNDWVKIIRLDPFDSDINVSTGSFKGICPDIPANLNIRIIFAEVGAVQGIPQQEILAVQISYSTVIWQFQCGLTCENSTSFLPITAAVQFIEVPAQPPVPMTRSQTNSWAEFDCNRNDVCWPQLFYPVTRFYTGEPYSQCLAKGLSLAFLVLLAAIMSNPWFSKIWNSCLV; encoded by the exons ATGTCAGGGCCCAGAGTCAATTTGTTATTTCTTGGAAATTCTTCAGGAgttaatttctctctctttttaagtCCTAGAGATGAAGAGACAG GAATATTGCAACTTGCAAGTTGCAATGGAAGTGAAAGAGCTGCTGATTGGAATTTGAACGTAACACGTGGTATG aacatttcCAAACTGACTATAAGCTTGACTAGAAACCTGCAGATGTGTTTGCCAAATGCCACTGACTGCTGCACAACACCTCTTTGCGTGGTTGAGGCACTCCAGGTTTTAGCTTGCCGTGATTCGGTGATGTTGGCGCGTCTCCTGGTTCAAGCTGAAATATATGCCAACTCTTCCTTTACAGGAAACGTGTCAG AAAATGCTACTATCATCCCAAACCAGGTGTTTCAGCCCTTGGGCTCTTGTCCTTGTGACTTGACAGCTGAAGCTTGTGATGTTCGTTGTTGCTGTGACCTG gaGTGTACACCAGACTTGAAGCAGTTATTCAATAAATCATGTTTCACTGGAGTGTTCGGTGGGGATGTCAACCCACCTTTTGATCAGCTGTGCTCTTCTCAATCAATGGAATATATCCCTGATTGGTTTCCCTTCCTTTGTGTACAGTCTTCTCTTAACAATACACCATTTCTTGGCTACTTTTATCATGGCTCTAT TTCTACGCCCAAAGTTCCTTCATTTAAGATCTCTTTACAACCTTCTCCTGGGAAACTTTTCACTGGTTACAGTCAAGGAGATCCAAttatgacagaagaaaatgaatattttaccATTCCCCAG CAATCCATGGCCGGACAGTGTGTTGTAAATGCCCCTGTGGCGTATCTCCAGGACTTTGATGTCAGATGCCTTACCAGTCTAGCATCTTATGAGGAAGGACTGCCCCATGACGTGAGGGTAAACAGTGGTGCTGGAG ACTTCATCCAACAAAATGTTGTCTATAGGAACATCACCGACACGGGCAAATTCATCACTGAAAGTG AAAGTCTTCCTACTGCTGAGGTTCTGTGTCAAAATGTAACTTTTGCAGAGCATTATACGTTCATTTGGAAAGACAAGAACATAGAGCAAGTGAATGTCACAGTCTTCCTCGGCAGTTTATGTGATGGAG aAATACTGACCCAGAGATTCACCGTCCAATTTCTAAGTTTAGAGAGCACTAATACAACAGAACTGTTTGGGAATCCAG GTTATCAAGTTGGAAAACCAGTGAGAGCTGCAAATCTGAATGCTTCTGATACTTCTGGGAGCCTAAACATTTGGCAGCCAG cTGGCAGAGGTTTATGTACATCAGCAACTCATACACCAGTTATATTCGGGCTGGATTCGCTCTCTGGGTGCACTCTAGAAGTTGGAATTGATGAAGATTGCAGGCTTTTAAG AGGAAATGTAACTGAGAAATTGAATTCATTAATACAAGCTACTCATATTGGAAAGAGAGACAATTCAAGTGACAGTGATGTAAATGACTGGGTGAAAATTATAC GTCTTGATCCATTTGATTCTGATATCAATGTGAGCACTGGAAGCTTCAAAGGCATTTGTCCAGATATTCCTGCAAACCTGAATATTCGCATCATCTTTGCTGAAGTGGGTGCAGTACAAGGGATTCCCCAGCAAGAGATTCTTGCTGTGCAGATCAG TTACTCAACAGTGATATGGCAATTCCAGTGTGGGCTTACCTGTGAAAACAGCACCAGCTTTCttcccatcactgctgctgttcagtttaTTGAAGTGCCAGCTCAGCCACCCGTTCCAATGACAAG atcTCAGACTAATTCTTGGGCAGAATTTGACTGCAATCGAAATGATGTCTGCTGGCCCCAACTTTTTTATCCAGTGACACGGTTTTACACAG gAGAACCGTATTCCCAGTGTCTTGCTAAAGGCCTGTCATTGGCATTCCTTGTTTTACTTGCAGCAATTATGAGTAACCCTTGGTTTTCCAAAATTTGGAACAGTTGCTTGgtttaa
- the ATP6V0A2 gene encoding V-type proton ATPase 116 kDa subunit a isoform X2: MGSLFRGEPMCLAQLFLQSGSAYECLSEVGERGLAEFRDLNRNVSVFQRKFVNEVKKCEEMERILGYLVQEIKKADIPLPEGDVAPPAPLLKHILEIQEQLQKLETELREVTKNKEKLRKNLLELTEYMCMLEVTQGFVRRTSEYESQLHVNYEEFPSVESEPLVDYNCMHRLGAKLGFISGLVHMAKVEAFEKMLWRVCKGYTILTYAELDECLEDPDTGDTTKWFVFLVSYWGEQIGQKVKKICDCYHCHVYPYPNSMEERRAVVEGLNVRIQDLHTVLHKTEDYLRQVLCKASESIYTWVIQVKKMKAIYHVLNLCSFDVTNKCLIAEVWCPVADLPSLRHALEEGSRKSGATVSSFMNTIPTTQPPPTLIRTNKFTSGFQNIVDAYGVGNYGEVNPALYTIITFPFLFAVMFGDFGHGLLMFIFALLTILYENHPRLQRSQDEIMKMLFEGRYVLLLMGLFSVYTGLIYNDCFSKSVNIFGSGWNVSAMFEQRVWRLEDLKSNRYLALDPNVSGVYNGAYPFGIDPIWNLASNRLSFLNSFKMKMSVIFGVTHMTFGVVLGVFNHLHFKKKYNIYLVFLPELLFMMCIFGYLVFMIFFKWLAYSAENSTSAPSILIQFINMFLFTGGETEPFYTGQVSSVLTSF; this comes from the exons ATGGGCTCGCTCTTCCGCGGCGAGCCGATGTGCCTGGCgcagctcttcctgcagagCGGCTCGGCCTACGAGTGCCTCAGCGAGGTGGGCGAGCGTGGCCTGGCCGAGTTCCGAGAC cttaACCGAAATGTAAgtgtatttcagagaaaatttgTGAATGAAGTAAAGAAGtgtgaagaaatggaaagaatacTTG GCTATTTAgtacaagaaattaaaaaagcgGATATTCCACTTCCTGAAGGAGATGttgctcctcctgcccctttgCTGAAGCACATTCTAGAAATCCAG GAACAGTTGCAGAAGCTGGAGACAGAATTGAGGGAAGTAActaaaaacaaagagaagttGAGGAAAAACCTGCTTGAACTGACAGAATACATGTGCATGTTGGAGGTCACACAAGGATTTGTCAGGAGAACATCTGAG TATGAATCCCAATTACATGTAAATTATGAAGAATTTCCATCGGTGGAGAGTGAGCCACTGGTGGATTACAACTGCATGCACAGACTGGGTGCCAAGCTGGG gTTCATATCTGGATTAGTTCACATGGCAAAAGTGGAAGCATTTGAGAAAATGCTGTGGAGAGTCTGTAAAGGCTACACTATTCTTACATATGCAGAGTTGGATGAGTGTCTCGAAGATCCAGATACA ggcGACACcacaaaatggtttgtttttttagtaTCCTATTGGGGTGAACAGATTGGCCAGAAAGTTAAGAAGATTTGTGACTG CTATCACTGTCATGTATATCCCTACCCAAACAGCATGGAGGAGCGCAGGGCAGTTGTGGAAGGACTAAATGTTCGTATTCAGGATCTTCATACT GTGCTGCATAAAACTGAGGATTACTTACGCCAAGTCTTGTGTAAAGCGTCTGAATCCATCTATACATGGGTTATCCAAGTGAAGAAGATGAAAGCCATATATCATGTACTCAACCTGTGCAGTTTTGATGTcacaaataaatgtttaattgcTGAGGTTTGGTGTCCAGTGGCTGATTTGCCAAGTCTGCGCCATGCATTGGAGGAAGGTTCA AGGAAGAGTGGAGCTACAGTTTCTTCATTCATGAACACCATCCCCACAACACAACCTCCTCCAACTTTGATACGCACCAATAAATTCACCTCAGGGTTCCAAAACATTGTCGATGCTTATGGAGTTGGAAACTATGGGGAAGTGAATCCAG CTCTCTATACCATCATcacttttcccttcctgtttgCGGTTATGTTTGGAGACTTTGGGCATGGCCTACTAATGTTCATATTTGCACTCCTGACAATCCTCTATGAAAACCACCCTAGATTACAAAGATCACAAGATGAG ataatgaaaatgttatttgaagGCCGATATGTTCTTTTATTAATGGGTCTGTTTTCTGTATACACTGGATTGATCTATAATGACTGTTTTTCAAAGTCAGTAAATATATTTGGTTCTGGATGGAATGTTTCTGCAATGTTTGAACAGAGGGTTTGGCG TCTTGAGGATCTGAAGTCTAACCGTTATTTAGCACTGGATCCAAATGTTTCTGGTGTGTACAATGGAGCTTATCCCTTTGGAATTGATCCG ATCTGGAATTTGGCAAGCAACCGTCTCAgttttttaaactctttcaAGATGAAAATGTCTGTGATTTTTGGAGTTACCCACATGACGTTTGGAGTTGTATTGGGGGTATTTAACCACTT GCATTTCAAGAAGAAGTAtaatatttatttggtttttcttcctgaacttTTATTCATGATGTGCATCTTTGGCTACCTTGTGTTTATGATCTTCTTCAAATGGTTGGCGTACTCTGCAGAGAACTCTACATCTGCTCCTAGTATTCTAATTCAATTTATTAACATGTTCCTGTTTACTGGTGGTGAAACAGAGCCCTTCTACACTGGACAGGTTAGCAGTGTTCTTACAAGCTTCTGA